A single genomic interval of Coccidioides posadasii str. Silveira chromosome 1, complete sequence harbors:
- a CDS encoding uncharacterized protein (EggNog:ENOG410PI6X~COG:T~TransMembrane:1 (i368-386o)~BUSCO:8089at33183): MAVVLNEKEPVEGHSDGSMVDSRENGRASISDSHQAKRKDILRGCEERDVESLIALATSQGGLLHDDLRKLAWPILLGYDCDSHTAPPGVDGLPKHRDEDQVKLDVNRAFVHYPNCQTDKQLETKKDELFNLIISVLKKNPMLCYFQGYHDIAQVLLLVLGPQDSFPAIERVSLFRIRDYMLSSLSPAVKHLQLLPALLHGADMELYRHVSGTQPFFALAATLTLYAHDIQEYSDIARLFDFILSHEPVVSIYLFGSIILSRRKELLEIPVDEPEMMHFTLSKLPHPLDLEMLISSALELYAKHPPESLPFRAWRKISPNSVLKTSRDLALRATPTEARDLFEKQTRDLQREERRQKALIFLRSNSRLFGSIGLAIFVGVFSYWVAKNNYDISAVWRLCASRLRTTIW, translated from the exons ATGGCAGTCGTGCTCAATGAAAAGGAGCCAGTCGAAGGCCACTCTGATGGATCAATGGTAGATTCTCGCGAGAATGGAAGGGCATCTATATCCGATTCCCATCAGGCTAAAAGGAAAGATATTCTTCGAGGATGTGAAGAGAGGGACGTGGAGTCATTGATAGCCCTTGCAACTTCACAAGGTGGTTTACTGCATGATGATCTTCGCAAACTTGCGT GGCCTATTTTGCTTGGATATGATTGCGATTCACATACTGCGCCCCCAGGGGTGGATGGCCTCCCTAAGCACCGTGATGAAGATCAAGTTAAACTGGATGTTAACCGGGCCTTTGTGCATTATCCTAACT GCCAAACGGATAAACAGTTAGAAACCAAGAAGGACGAGCTATTTAACCTAATCATATCCGTCCTTAAAAAGAACCCCATGTTGTGCTATTTTCAAGGATACCACGATATTGCACAAGTTTTGCTCCTGGTCCTAGGCCCACAGGACTCATTCCCCGCAATTGAGCGAGTCTCACTCTTCCGCATAAGAGATTACATGCTCTCCTCGCTGTCCCCGGCTGTTAAGCACCTTCAACTGCTCCCTGCTTTGCTACATGGTGCAGATATGGAACTGTATCGGCACGTGTCCGGCACCCAGCCATTCTTTGCCCTCGCTGCGACGCTTACGCTCTATGCGCACGATATCCAAGAGTATAGTGACATAGCAAGACTATTTGATTTTATATTATCCCACGAGCCAGTGGTCTCGATCTATCTCTTTGGATCCATTATCCTCTCCAGACGGAAAGAACTTCTTGAGATACCCGTTGATGAACCGGAGATGATGCATTTTACTCTTTCAAAACTACCCCATCCGCTCGACTTGGAGATGCTGATATCCAGCGCCCTGGAACTATACGCCAAACACCCCCCTGAGTCGCTTCCTTTCCGCGCTTGGCGAAAGATTTCACCAAACAGCGTTCTGAAAACGTCTCGAGACCTTGCGTTGCGGGCTACTCCGACAGAAGCAAGAGACCTATTCGAAAAACAAACCCGCGACCTTCAGCGAGAGGAGAGACGACAAAAGGCCTTAATTTTCCTACGAAGTAACTCACGACTCTTCGGCTCAATTGGACTAGCGATATTCGTTGGCGTTTTCTCGTACTGGGTTGCGA